DNA from SAR324 cluster bacterium:
GCATCACAGCGCATACTGTGGAGACTCAGCATCTCCTGGATGCCTGCAAAAATTTTCAGGATAATCTTCTTCACTGTCTTCAGGTGGTGCAGAAAACTCATCACCAGATGCAGGCTGCCACTGATGGAATTCAAGAGTCTTACGTCTCTCTCGAACAAACCCAACGGCAACTTGTGCAGTCCACGAAGATGGCCGCTGTTGGAGAAATGCTTGCGATGATTGCCCATCAGTGGCGACAACCCCTTTCAGTGATTGGGATGATCACATCCGGACTCACTCTGAAAGTTCATATGAACAAAATCGATACAGCTTTCACAGATGAGATCGACAAGCTGCAGCACCAGATCTGTTTCCTCTCCAGGACCATTGCAGACTTTCAAAATTTCTTCCGGCCCAACGATAAATTAGAAAGCGTCCAACTTGGTGATATTGTGACCCTGACATTGAAAATGTTTGAACCAATCCTTCAAAAGTCTGCAATTGAAGTTCAGACAGAACTGATTGCCGTTCCATCCATTAGAGTTCATCAAAGTGAACTGCAGCAAGTGATCATGAATTTGCTCAAAAATGCAATGGATGCTTTGGATGAGAAGCAGCCAAAACTAAGGCAAATCAAAATTCGATTGGGCCAAAATGAGAATCGCCAAATTCTTGAGGTGCAAGATAACGCAGGAGGAATTGACGAAGAAATTATTCATCGAATCTTTGACCCTTACTTCACAACCAAAGGAAAGTTGAATGGAACCGGATTAGGCCTATACATGTCAAAATTAATTATTGAAGAGCATCTCTGCGGGAAACTTTTCGTACAGAATCAAGATAGTGGTGTGAATTTCCGAATTGAGCTACCCTGCTAAATCATAAACCTTGAATTAGATTTAGGAGCTATCAACATGAACAACGACCTGAATGTTTTGGGAGAACCTCTTCAACCCTGCAGTATGAATCCTTTGACAGGATTCTATCGAGATGGTTGTTGTAAAACTGGTGAAGATGACAGAGGAAAACATATTGTCTGTGCCCAGATAACAGAAGACTTTTTGAACTACACCAAAAGTCGTGGAAATGATCTCTCAACTGCCATTCCACAATTTGGTTTTCCAGGCTTGAAGCCAGGTGACCAATGGTGCCTTTGTGCCTCCCGTTGGAAAGAGGCCCTGGATGCTGGAATGGCTCCACCTATTCGGCTTAGGGCAACTCATGAAGCTGCCTTGGAGATTGTTTCCTTGGAGGAACTTCAGCATCACGCTCTTCCAGATGCCTGACTGAACAGTGCCTCACCTCCACCAGAAAATTCTCAAAACCTCGATCAAGTCCAAGCCAAGTCAACCTACTTTCTTACAAAAGGTGGAACTCGTTTTGAGCCAAATCCCGGCTGGTCAAGTAATGACCTATGGTCAAGTATCACAGTGCATAGGTCAGGGTACAGCTCGACTTGTCGGAATGGCCCTATCTTCTTTACCGACAGGATCTTCCATTCCTTGGCATCGAGTGGTAAACGCCAAGGGTGGTATAAGTCCACGTGCTAATCCCCAAAGCTCGCTCGAACAGATCCAACGACTCCTTGATGAAGGAATCCAATTCAACTGCAACCAAGAGTTGGATCTGCACTCATACCGTTTCAAACCTTAAAACTTTGAAGTAAGATCCCTATGAACTCTTGGCAGAACATGTATTGAAGGCATCTATTACTAACCGGGTAGCA
Protein-coding regions in this window:
- a CDS encoding ATP-binding protein, producing the protein MKLHLHHVLLVTVGATLLLTNAVILFVGFQQRSADIQKAYHDHFHLTSKVFANRSFFIIQGGMEKQLPYYLNVLLTDQIYYYVITDTNKKVLISSFDPENQLSDHYLSIWSQGKTETTQNVILSNKDQSHGIQKMVGRLRSFRTGTLTQQGESMIHDERVYEVEVEFGDTRKLDVLDTRAAFMYMGFQEYESSLFEYLNDYRIFLNLFFTIIFILFFSYVFSGWFLAPMNQLQRYLNRFQQRTKKTTPKKFAMQVRILDPRRITAHTVETQHLLDACKNFQDNLLHCLQVVQKTHHQMQAATDGIQESYVSLEQTQRQLVQSTKMAAVGEMLAMIAHQWRQPLSVIGMITSGLTLKVHMNKIDTAFTDEIDKLQHQICFLSRTIADFQNFFRPNDKLESVQLGDIVTLTLKMFEPILQKSAIEVQTELIAVPSIRVHQSELQQVIMNLLKNAMDALDEKQPKLRQIKIRLGQNENRQILEVQDNAGGIDEEIIHRIFDPYFTTKGKLNGTGLGLYMSKLIIEEHLCGKLFVQNQDSGVNFRIELPC
- a CDS encoding DUF2237 domain-containing protein, with the translated sequence MNNDLNVLGEPLQPCSMNPLTGFYRDGCCKTGEDDRGKHIVCAQITEDFLNYTKSRGNDLSTAIPQFGFPGLKPGDQWCLCASRWKEALDAGMAPPIRLRATHEAALEIVSLEELQHHALPDA
- a CDS encoding MGMT family protein, translating into MELVLSQIPAGQVMTYGQVSQCIGQGTARLVGMALSSLPTGSSIPWHRVVNAKGGISPRANPQSSLEQIQRLLDEGIQFNCNQELDLHSYRFKP